A segment of the Chloroflexota bacterium genome:
ACCGGGCGTTCGAGGCCGCCAACCGGCGGCGAAGAAAGGTGGCACCACGGACAGCCGCTCTCCGTCCTTTCGGAGGAGCGGCTGTTCTTATGCCCAGGGGAGGGGTACGATGATAGATTTAAAATTCATTCGAGAACACCCAGATGAGGTCAAAAAGGCGCTTGTCCAACTGAATACCACAGCGCCCATTGACGAGATCCTATCCTTGGACGAACGGCGCCGCCAACTGCTCAAGGAGAGCGAGGCCCTCAAAGCACGCCGCAACGCCGTATCCAGAGAGATCAGCACACTGAAAGATGAGGGGCAACGTCAATCTCTCATCGCGGAGATGCGCGCCGTCGGAGATCAAATCAAAGCCCTCGATGGTCAGGTGCGCCAAGTGGATGAGCAACTGCAGGATCTCCTGCTCCAGGTGCCGAACATGCCACATCCCAGTGTCCCTATCGGTCGGGACGAGAGCGAGAACGTGGTAGTGCGCACGCCGATCCCACCTCGCGACCTGGGCTTCGAAGCACTGCCCCACTGGGAACTGGGTCCGACACTTGGACTCCTCGACTTCGAACGCGGGGTGAAGATCTCGGGCACGCGTTTCTATATCCTCAAAGGGTTGGGAGCCAAACTCCAACGGGCGCTGATCACCTGGATGCTGGACCTGCACGTCCAGAAACACGGCTACACCGAGGTCTACCCTCCCTTTGTGGTGCGCCGCGAATGCCTAGTGGGCACGGGGCAATTGCCCAAGTTCGGCGACAATCTCTACTACGACGCCGAGGATGACTTGTGGCTCATCCCCACCGCTGAGGTGCCTGTAACGAACCTGCACCGTGACGAGATCTTCGAGGCGGAGGACCTGCCAATATATTATGTCGCCTACACGGCTTGTTTCCGACGTGAGAAGATGTCGGCGGGCAAAGACACACGGGGCATCAAACGTGGCCATCAGTTCGACAAGGTGGAGATGGTGAAGTTCGTGCGGCCCGAAACCTCAATGGAAGAATTGGAGCGGCTGGTTGATAACGCGGAGGACGTGTGCCGGGAACTGGATATTCCCTACCGCGTGGTGCAAATGTGCACGGGCGATCTGAGTTTCACCGCAATGGCGAAGTACGACGTGGAGATGTGGGCCCCAGGGTGTGGGGAGTGGTTAGAGGTAAGTTCGTGTTCGAATTTCGGCGACTTCCAGGCCCGTCGCGCCAATATCCGCTATCGTCCCGCGCCGGGTGCCAAACCCGAGTATGTGCACACACTGAACGGTTCGGGGCTGGCTCTGCCACGAGTGATGATTGCCGTGATGGAGAACTACCAGCAACCCGACGGGAGCATTGTTGTGCCGGAGGTACTACGGCCTTACATGGGCGGAGTGGAGGTGATACGATGAGGATTCTCGCCTATTTCGTTTCGCACTGAGCATATCACGTTCACGTGTTATGCTCCGCCTGGCATCTAGATAGCCCTTTGGCTAAAAGTTTTTCGTCCGTTGCTCCTCATCGGCTGAGGTCCATACCCGCAATCTCGCGAGAAATCAAGCGAGCCGTCTCCTGCATTAAAGGAACAATAGTCTGAATGCGCTCTGCCACTAAACGGACTGCAGGGCCGGAAACGCTAACGGCGGCGACCACCTGTCCGTTACCCGCAAGCACTGGCACAGCCACGCAACACACACCAGGAATGTACTCCTCGTTATCAACGGCATATCCATGAGACCGAATCTGGGTGAGACATTCCTCAAGAGTATGTCGATCGACAATGGTATTAGGCGTGTATTTCGTAAGAAGGTACCCGTCGAGAAGTCTCTTCCGTTCTGATTGTGGAAGATATGCCAGAAGGACTTTACCAAGGGCCGTGCAGTGAAGAGGCACTAAAGCCCCCACATAGGTTACCGTGCGCAAGAATTCCTGACTCTCAACTTTGTCAATAAAAAGAGCCCAGCGCTCCCGCAAGACACCAAGGTTTATGGTTTCACCAGTTTGACTGGCCAATTTCTCCAAGTAAGGCCGAATTCTTTCCCCAAAACCAAGGCTGCGAATGGCACTAGCTCCCAGCTCAACGAGTCGCATCCCCAGCGTGTATTTGGACGTTTCCGGGTTTTGCTTCACCAAACCATGGTGTTCCAGCGTACTTAAATAACGATGGACAGCGCTGACGCCCCAGCCTAAGTTATCGCTTAGACGGGTGACACCAACAGGCGTGCCTTCTTCCGCTAAAGCCTCTAAAATCCGGATGGCCTTGGACAGAGAGCGAACTGGATATCTAGGGTTCTTCCTATTATTACCAACATTCATAATGGTGATTTTCGCCAAATAGCAAGCGGGTCATCCGCTCATCGAACAACATGCTGGCCCTCCTGGACCAGCTTTTCGAATTCTTCTCTTCTCATATGGAAACTATGCTCTTCACCAGGGAACTGCCCGCCTTTCACCTCACTTGCGTACTGTCTCAGGGTGTCACTTACTACCCGTTTTAAGTTGCAGTACTGCTTGACGTGCTTGGGAACAAATGCGGTGTAAAGCCCTAGAAGGTCATAGGTCACCAACACTTGACCATCACAATGCACCCCAGCACCAATGCCAATAACGGGCACTGATAACTCGTCGGTGATCAGCTTCGCCAGTTCCATAGGGATGCACTCTAACAGGAGGGAAAAAACTCCCCCCTGTTCCAGGAGCCGGGCTTGCTCCAAAATCTCTTGGGCCGTTTTGGCATCCTTGCCTTGCACTTTGTAGCCTTCGACTAACGATGCAGTCTGCGGTGTAAGCCCCAAATGACCCATGACCGGGATCCCTGCACCTACAATGGCTCCTATCCTTTGGCGGACCAGTTCATTGCCACCCTCAACCTTGACAGCCTGAGCACCTCCTTCCTTGATTAGGCGCCCAGCGTTGCTGATCGCTTGCTCATCGGAGACTTCGTAGGACATGAATGGCATATCCGCTACCACCATAGCTCTTTTTACCGCGGTTGCTACGGCTTGGCTATGGTGGATTATTTGTTCTACGGTCACAGGGAGTGTGCTCTGGTAGCCCATCACAACCATACCCAATGAATCTCCAACCAAGACCACGTCAATACCAGCTTCATCTATCAGAGTAGCGAAGAGATAGTCATAGGCAGTCAGCATCGTGATCTTCTCGCCTTGCTCTTTCATCCGCCGCAAGTCTGGTATGGTTACCCTGCTCATCACCATCAAATTATATGCCTCCACAGTGTGAATTTCAAATCGGTAGTACAATCTTATGGTACAGTCCTCGGGCCCAACGCTAGCGCAGTAGATTAGCCTAGTTTTCCCCAGGCATACTACCAAGATAGGCTGCCTGAACCCTCGGGTTGTGCATGAGTTCCTGGGACGACCCCGCCAATGAAACCCTACCCGTCTCTAGTACATACCCACGCTGAGCAATAGATAAGGCTATTCGGGCATTCTGCTCCACCAGCAAGATAGTGGTACCAGCAGCGTTAATACTCCTGATAATGTCGTAGATCCCCTCTACCAAGATAGGAGCCAGACCCATAGACGGCTCATCTAACAGCAACAAACGCGGTTGCGTCATCAGCCCACGACCGATAGCCAACATTTGCTGCTCCCCGCCAGAAAGGGTACCTGCCCTCTGCTTTAGCCGCTCTTTCAGACGAGGAAAGTAAGCAAAAACCCGTTCCATGCTTTCTTCTATCTCTCGCTTGTCAGAGCGGGTATAAGCACCTAAAATGAGATTTTCTCGGACCGTCAACTCGCTAAAGACACGCCTTCCCTCAAGCACATGAGATACTCCCAAGGATACGATGTGATGAGGCTCCTCCATGGTGATGTCGCGTCCATCAAAGAGAATATTGCCCGATCTGGGGCGCACCAGGCCTGAAATAGCCTTGAGCAGAGTGCTCTTACCGGCCCCGTTAGCCCCGATCAGAGTGACAATCTCGCCTTCATCCACGCACAGGGAGATCCCATGCAAAGCATGTATAGCACCATAGTATACCTGCAACTGGTCAACTTGCAACAACATCACATCTTTCCCGTCTTCCAAGATAGGCCTCGATGACTCTGGGGTCTCTTTGAACCTGGGCCGGGCTTCCCTCGGCAATGATTTCACCGTGGTCCATCACCACAATCCGCTGGCAGATCCCCATCACCACCTGCATCTGATGCTCAACGAGGAAAATCGTTAAGTAAAATCGTTCTTTGATGAATTCAATAAGTTTCATTAGCGTATTCGCTTCCTGAGGATTCATCCCGGCGGCAGGCTCATCCAAAAGCAGTAATTGTGGTTGTCTTGCTAACGCTCGCGCGATTTCCAGCTTACGTTGTTCACCATATGGTAAGTTTTTGGCCAGTTCATAGGCCCTCTCCTGCAGCCCAAAAATAGAGAGGAAATCAAGGGCTTTCTCAGTTACTCTCCGGTCGCCCAAATAGAAACGTTTGGTTCTGGCAATGGCATCCACCATGTTGTATTGAGCATAGGGATGATAGGCAATGCGGACATTCTCCAAGACTGTGAGTTCTTTGAATAGGCGAATGTTCTGAAAGGTCCTGGCCACACCGCGGGCGGCCACTTCGTGTGGTTTCAGGCCAACTAACTCTTCGCCCTTGAATTTGATAGAGCCCTTTGTGGGGGTATACAGACCGCTAATTAGATTGAAGACCGTAGTCTTTCCTGCTCCATTTGGACCAATAAGACCTATTATATCACCGTGATCCAAATCTACGCTGAAACTGCTTACGGCACATAACCCACCGAAATGCATTGTCAAATTATCAATCGCCAAAAATGCCATGGGCTGACCTCGCTTGCCGGGTAGAGGTCTTTATGGAGATCCCTTTCAGACTGATGAGATGATTGACCTCGCCCCGATCCTGAAAAAGTCTATTTGAGCATTCCGCTGAAAAACCTCTTTAGGATTGTGGCATGCCCAACTATCACTGGCTTGACTTTCACCTCCCAGACTTCTGCTACTTGCTGCCGTAGGTAAGGCAGCGGGTTCCTGACCGCGAAGAGGATTAGAAGAAGAGGATAGATAACGAGACGCAAATCTTGAGAAAAACGTAGTACTTCGGGCAACATCGTAAGTACCAAGGCAGCAAGAATGGAACCATGCACGCTACCCATTCCCCCAACGACTAACATCAGGAGGATTTCGATTGATTTCAAGAAAGTGAACTGGGTGGGATGAGCTAGTTGTAAAAGATGAGCGAGTAGGCCCCCAGCCGCACCGGCGAAGAAAGAAGCCAGTACGAAAGCGTTTATTTTGTATTTGGTGCTATCGATACCCAATGATTCAGCAGCGAGCTCATCCTCGCGCACAGCCATAGATTGGCTACCAAATATTGAATGAGCGTAGTTACTTATTACAGCGACGCTGACTACTGTAAACCCCATGATCCAAGCTAAATTGCTTAGTTTCGGGATGTCGATAAAACCCCGTGGTCCTCCGAGAACGTGCAAATTGTTGAGTAGCACTACGAGTATTTGATTAAAGCCTAATGTGGCTATACAAAGGTAGTCCCCTTTGAGACGCAGAGTTGGTATTCCGATGAGGTAAGCCACCACGGCCGAGGCCAAAGAACCTACCAAAAGACTAACCAGGAAGAAAACTTCGCGCAGAGGTGATGGAGTCGATAGCCCGATATGAAAGACCAACTTGGTCATCACGGCTGAGGTGTAAGCGCCAACAGCCATAAATGCTGCATGTCCGATGGAGAACTGACCGGTGAAACCAGTGACGAGATTCAGACTCACCGTCATAATAGCATTAATCAAGCCACACATGATGACGAATAAAATGTAGTCGGAAAGCAATCTGTGTACATTTAGACCCCACAGGACCACATAACAAAGAACAATGGCCACTATATTGAGAAGGTTTTTGTGCCTTAGTAGATGCATCTAGGCTCTCCCGACAAACGGCCTGCCCAATAGCCCCGTGGGACGGAGGAGCAATATCCCGATCAGGATGATGAAAAAGACCCCCTCAGCCAGTTGCGAATGGGCTACCGTGGCAAAAACTTCTACTAAACCCATAATAAGACCACCCACTACAGCCCCTGGGATGCTGCCAATCCCACCAAAGACAGCAGCCACAAAGGCTTTCAACCCTGGTATGAGCCCCATATAGGGGTTAAGGCGCGGGTAAACCACAGCCCACAATACGCCAGCAGCACCGGCTAAAGTACCACCAATAGCGAAAGTTATACTGATAACCAGATCAGTATCAATGCCCACTGACTTGGCCGCTTCCCTGTCCAAAGCGGTGGCTCGCATAGCCATACCAATTTTGGTGTTCGTGATGACGTAATGGAGTATGAGCATAAGCGACGCGGCCGCGGCAACATTGAGGATATGTATATTAGTGATGAAGACGGTAGAAGTAAGATAGTATTTTCGCGCAGCAATGGCCTCGGGGAAGCGGCGGTATGTAGGGCCTATGAAAGGCACGACCCTTCCCCCATTTTCCAAGAGGAGGGATACGCCCACAGCAGTAATCAAAGCCACAAGTCGTGGTCGATCGCGCAAGGGTTTGTAGGCAATGCGCTCTATGAGCACATTTGCAATGCCGCAAACTACCATGGCCAAAACAAAAGCAGCAGGAAACGGCAAGCCAAAAGAGGTAACACTAATAAAAGCCGTGTAGGCACCTAACATGATCAGATCACCATGGGCAAAGTTGATCAACTGGATAATGCCGTAGACCAGGGTGTAGCCTAGAGCGATGAGAGCATAAATTGTACCGATCTGAACCCCATTGACAAATTGGCTTAAAAACTGTTCCAAGAGCACTCCCTTTCATAGGGGGCAGGGCCTTAGCAGCCCTGCCCCATAATCTGTTTTTGTCCACAATTGGAGTGAACGATAGTTTCTCAGACTCTCGAGCCCTACGGTGCGTAGCTCTTGACGTAGACTACCCGCCCGCCTTCAATTCTTAGAATGGCGGCAGGCAAAGAAATAGGGTCTCCATTCTCATTGAAAGTAATATCCCCTTGAGCTCCTGGAAGCCCCTTTGTGGCCGCCATAGCCTTCTGGATGGACTCACCATCCAATTTTCCAGCCCTTTTGATGGCGTCAAAAACCACCTGGGCTGCGTCGTAAGCCATGATTGCTAGCAAGTCGGGGTCAGATCCGTACTTGTTTCGGAATGCTTCCACAAAGGCCCGTGTCTCCGGTCGGGGATCTTCCATTGAGAAGTGACTACAATAGTATGCACCGTCCGTGCTCACAAGGTCGAGCTCAGGCGAGTCCCAAGCGTCAGCGCCAATTTTCTGGGCCTCTAATCCTATCTCGTTTGCCTGCTTAGCAATAAGGTTGATGTCAACATAGTTGTCAGGACAGAAGAAGACATCCGGTGAAGTGGCTTTGATGCTTGTTAGTTGGGCCCGAAAGTCAGTGGCGCCACTGGGGTGAGTTTGGATGGTGGTAATTTTTCCACCCAATTCCTCAAAGGTCTTAGCGAAGAGCTGAGAGACTGTCGTAGCGTACTCGTTGCCTATATCATACAGGATGGCTGCTGTCTTTGCTCCCAGTTCCTCACGACAAAAACTGGCCAGAACTGGGCCCTGGAAGTCATCCGTCCAGCAACTGCGGAACACGTACGCTTTCCCCGGCGTAATCTGTGGGCTAGTGCCAGTGACCACCATCGGAACTTTTGACATCTCCGCAATGGGCGCTGCTGCCATGCCCATTGTGCTGGCAATAGGGCCTATGATGGCTACAACCTTGTCTTGCACAATCAGTTTGTGAGCAGCAGCAGCCGCCACCACAGGATCACTCTGATCATCTTCGTGGATGATCACCACCTTGCTGCCTAGCAGGCCCCCCTTTTCGTTAATCTGGGCAACTGCCAGATCAACCGCCTTCCTGTGAGACTCACCGAAGGTGGAAAGGGCACCAGTCAAGTGGGCTATGCTCCCGATCTTGATCTCCTTAGCTTCCCGAGGGGCACATCCAAACAATAGGACCGAGAGCAAAGACGCCAACGTCAAGGAAGTGATGACAATCTGAGGTAATCTGCGCATTTTGACCTCCTATGCTTCTGTTGTTGTTTATGCCGGACCCATAATCAGTGTACGATAGATATATGTTTTTGCGATATCACCCCCTTCAAGCATCAACCTTTTTAGTATACCGGTATTCCCTCTCTTTTCACGAGCTCCTTGAAGGCTTCGATTAACATGCTTGTGATAGGCCCAGGGACATCGTGTCCTATGAGCCGTCCATCAATCTCTCTCACAGGGACGATCTCTGCCCCAGTACCGCATACCAATGCTTCATCGGCTGTGTACACGTCGCCAAGGGTGAGATTGGTCTCTCGCGTCTCTAAACCAGCCTCGCGGGCAAGTGTTAAAACGGTTCTTCGCGTCACACCGTTGAGGATATTCACTGTGGTCGGCGAAATAACCACCTTGTCTTTAATGATCAGAAAATTCTCGCCTGGTCCCTCCGCTACAAAGCCATTGATGTCTAGCATGAGTGCTTCATCTGCACCAGCTGCCTTGGCCTCCAACTTCGCCAAGATGTTATTGAGGTAGCCTACATGCTTCACTCGCGAATCTACGCACTGTGAAGGTACGCGACGGACTGCTGTAGTCTTCATTGTGATTCCCTCAGTGCCTAGGAAGGGTTCCCACGGGTGGGCAAGGACGATAACTGTTGGCTCTAGCCCTTTTCCAGGATCGACACCCATCGTACCGGCCCCGCGTGTAATAATAGGACGGATGTGGGCATCCTGCAGTTTGTTTCGCCTTAAGGTCTCTAGAATCACTCCTTTCATCTCGGCTTTGCTAAGAGGAATCCTCAGGCCAATAATTTGAGCCGATTCGTAGAGGCGATCAATGTGTTCATCGAGCTTAAAAACCTTACCAGAATACTCCCGTATCCCCTCAAATATGGCATCTGCGTATAGGAGACCCCTGTCGAAGACCGAAATCTTAGCCTGCGGCCCAGGTACGAAATCTCCGTTGATATAAACTATCAGTTTGGCAATGTCCAGCACTGTGTTGCTCCTTGTAGCAATATGGCTTTTCTATTTTGTAGAAATATTTTCTAAAATATATTTTATTATAATTTCCAGAATTTGTCAAGGGTCGCTTTCGAGAATTTGGAAAAGTCTTGCCAGTTGTTTGCAAATATTACTACATGTTGTGCTCATAGAGAACTCTGTGTACCATATCTTGTGGCACTCCAGCTTGATGATGCCGACTTCATCAACACTATCGAGATTTGCCTTCTCCGCCACCTTGTGATAGAATTTCCAACTAGAGATACCCGTGTGCGGCCAGTTGTGCCGTTGTGAGAGCGGACTGCCGCGACGCTTAATTCAGCCCAGGCGTTTGGGGCAGCCGGAAAAGTCATGGAAAAGGAAGCATGGACACCGACGGTAGTTGTTCGGATCTAACTGCGGACAACCCGCCCAGTACGAAAAATACTGACATCTACCATATCTCTTCTCTCATTTGCGGAGCAGGTGAGCCGACCTTTACGTCTGCCTACTGGTAGCGATATTTCGCACGCGAAAGGCCGCAGCCTGGTCTGCGGCCTTTTGTATTTCCGGCGAGAAAAACGGACATCCTAATCTTGCAGGAGGTGTGAGATGGCTTTCCTGAGCGAACTTATCGGACAGACAGTGTGGGACGCTCGGGGTGAGCGCGTCGGACGCTGCGCCGACATCCTGATCGTTCACCCTGACCAACCTTTCCCCACCGTCAGAGCGCTGGCTCTGGAGGATGGCGAAGGCGCTGGCCAATTCATCCCCGCCGAACAGATCGGTTGGTTAGGTCCCAATATTCTACTGAAGGTAAGCCGGTCACACCTCAAACCATTTACCCCGCAGGGCAACGAACTCTGGCTGGTCCGCCAGATCCTTGATCGACAGATTGTAGACACCGAGGGCCGCCGAGTAGTGCGGGTAAACGATTTGCTACTGACCCGGACGAACGAGCACTTCTGCCTGGCCGGAGTGGATGTGGGTGGATTAGGGCTGTTGCGCCGCCTGGGCATCCAAAAGCCAGCGCTGACACTGTTTTCCATCCTGCGACAGAAGCCCCCAGAACTCATTATTCCCTGGGAGGACGTGGCGCCGCTGCAGGCCCAGGAGCCAATCCGCCTGCGCATCTCGCGAGACAAGATAGGCCGCATTCACCCCTCTGACATCGCCGATATCATCGCTGACCTCGACCGGCGCACAGGTCAGGCCCTGATCGAATCACTGGACGATGAAGTCGCAGCCGATACCATCGAGGAAATCCCACCGCAAATGCAGGTAGATGTCATATCACGCTTGGAGCCGGAGCGTGCGGCCGACATCTTGGAAGAGATGGGACCGGATGAAGCCGCTGACTTGCTGGGTGATTTACCTGCTCACGCCAGTCAAAAGTTACTCGAACTGATGGAAGATGAGGATGCCGAAGACGTCCGTCGTCTCTTGGCCTACCCGGAGGATTCTGCCGGTGGGATCATGACCACCGAGTTCACTACTCTGCCCGAGGGCCTCACCGTAGCCGAGGCCTTAGAGTACTTACGCCAATCCGAGGAAGCCCAGGAGGATGAAGCACTCCACTATATCTATGTGGTAGATGAGGGTGGACATTTGAAGGGCGTGATTAGCCTGCGCGATCTGGTACTATCACCCCCTGAGGCTACGTTGACGGAGCGGATGACGACCCGGCTGATCACTGTGGGTCCCTTGACCCCGCAGCAGGAGATCGCCAGACTGATCGCCAAATACAATTTGCTGGCAGTCCCTGTAGTGGACGAGGCCGGCGTATTGCAGGGCATCGTTACCGTAGATGATGCGATTGACGCCATCCTGCCCACAGCCTGGAAGAAACGCCTACCTCGCTTCTTCTATGTCTAACTTCTCTTCTCCCGGAGGCTATCATGACCCTCAAAGAACGCCTGCTTCACGTCGGTCGAAGGTTGTTCCTTTACCTTTCCATCCTGGGGCCGGGATTAATTACCGCCAGCGCCGATAACGACGCCCCGGGCATTGCCACCTACTCTATGGCGGGGTCTCATTACGGTTACGGTTTTCTGTGGGTGATACTCGCCGTGACATTCGGGGAAATGGTCGTCCAAGAGATGGCCGCACGAATGGGAGCAGTAACCGGGAAGGGGTTGGCCGACCTAATTCGCGAGCGGTTTGGGGTAAGGGTAGTTTTCTTTGCCATGGTTTGCTTGCTAATCGCTAATTTGGGCACAACAACAGCGGAGATTGCTGGCATCGCGGCCAGCGCGGAACTACTGGGCTTGAGCCGTTACATCGCGGTGCCCATTGCAGCGATTTTCATATTTGTGGTAGTGACCCGAGGAACATATCAGCGGGTGGAGAAGGTCTTGCTTGCCTTGTGCCTGTACTCGGTGGCATATATCGGCTCCGCTTTCTTAAGCCGCCCACCCTGGGGCGAAGTGCTCCGGCAGACCGTGGTGCCTAATTTTCACCTGGAAACCCATTATATCGTGGCCTTATTAGCGACAGTGGGGACAACGATTACACCATGGGGTTGCGTTTACCTGCAGGCTTCAGTGGCCGAGAAGGGAATAAATAGCAAGGATTACCACTACACCCGGCTGGACGTGATCAGCGGCGCGATCTTTGGCAACATTGTCTCCGCATTCATTATCATTTGCACCGCAGCGACGCTATTTATCCACGGTATCCAAGTGGAGACTGCGGAACAGGCGGCAGTGGCCCTGGCCCCACTGGCAGGCCAATGGGCGCAATTACTATTCAGCCTGGGGTTGTTGGGGGCGTCGCTTTTGGCTGCGTCGGTCCTGCCCCTTTCCACCGCCTATGCCATCTGTGAGGCTTTTGGCTGGGAACGAGGCATCAATACGGAATTCCGGGAGGCGCCACTTTTCTATTCACTTTACGCGGGGATGCTCATCTTGGGAGGCATAGTGGTACTGTTGCCAGGCATCCAATTGTTCCCCCTAATGTGGCTCTCGCAGACCCTCAATGCTATCTTGCTGCCCGTGATCCTTGTGCTGATGTTGCGCCTGGCGAATGATCGCGGACTGATGGGACGCTGGGTCAACTCACGGCCCACCAATGCCCTGGCTTGGGTAACAACCGTGCTGATCGCGTTGGTAACAGTGGTGTTATTTGTATTGCAGATGTAAAAGGCCCGGGTTCTCGTCCATGAAACGAAGAGGCCCACTCTCCGAGTGAGCCTCTTTTGGACAATTGTGCAATTTTGGATCGCGCTGCCACTGTCGGGAAAATATCCTGCCGTTCACATTGCCATGGGGGTAATCCGGTACAAAGACACGGTCACCTGCCTTTTCTATTCCCAACAACAGCCCCCAGCAGTGGAAAACGCTGCTATGACCGAGGTCTTAGTAATCCTCCTCTTCTTCCTCCTCAAGTTCTTCCTCGAAATCCTCTTCGAACTCATCGAAATCTTCGTCGTCGTACTCGTAGAACTCCCAGTCGTTTTCGCCGCATTCCGGGCACTTCTTGGGCGCTCTCTCGCCCTCGTGGATGTACCCGCAACTCAGGCATTCCCACTCCTTGACCATATCGAGACACACCTCCTCAAGTGAATGGCATACAGGAGCCAAAATCCTCTCATTTGCTCTATATCACGATTTTTGCGATTTGTCAACTTTCACGCGCGGGCTAATGGGGACCTCGGTGCGCGGATAAGCGTCACCAGATCAGAAAGCCTTAGTGCACGACTTGACAGCAATGCCAGCAGGCGCTATGTTTATTATAGGCTACAAAATCAGGAGGGGTTATGGAAGACAAGAGGATTTACACCATCGCGATTGTGTTCGGCGTGATCGCCATCGTCCTGAGTCTCTTGGCTGGGGCCTTGAGCGGTGCTGTGACGGGCTACCTGGTGGCTCGATGGCAGGGGCGGAATCTCGCCGAGCAATTGAGAGGCGAAGCAACCCCCCAGCAGCCCAGGATCATATTTCCACCGGAAGGCATTCTCCCGTTCCGCGATAACACGCCGCCTGCAGAGGAATTGGTGGCAGGTGCCCTCATCCGTGAGGTGGTGCCGGATGGGCCCGCTGACAAGGCAGGCTTGCGTGAAGGCGATATCATTGTGGCT
Coding sequences within it:
- the serS gene encoding serine--tRNA ligase, yielding MIDLKFIREHPDEVKKALVQLNTTAPIDEILSLDERRRQLLKESEALKARRNAVSREISTLKDEGQRQSLIAEMRAVGDQIKALDGQVRQVDEQLQDLLLQVPNMPHPSVPIGRDESENVVVRTPIPPRDLGFEALPHWELGPTLGLLDFERGVKISGTRFYILKGLGAKLQRALITWMLDLHVQKHGYTEVYPPFVVRRECLVGTGQLPKFGDNLYYDAEDDLWLIPTAEVPVTNLHRDEIFEAEDLPIYYVAYTACFRREKMSAGKDTRGIKRGHQFDKVEMVKFVRPETSMEELERLVDNAEDVCRELDIPYRVVQMCTGDLSFTAMAKYDVEMWAPGCGEWLEVSSCSNFGDFQARRANIRYRPAPGAKPEYVHTLNGSGLALPRVMIAVMENYQQPDGSIVVPEVLRPYMGGVEVIR
- a CDS encoding IclR family transcriptional regulator, whose product is MAKITIMNVGNNRKNPRYPVRSLSKAIRILEALAEEGTPVGVTRLSDNLGWGVSAVHRYLSTLEHHGLVKQNPETSKYTLGMRLVELGASAIRSLGFGERIRPYLEKLASQTGETINLGVLRERWALFIDKVESQEFLRTVTYVGALVPLHCTALGKVLLAYLPQSERKRLLDGYLLTKYTPNTIVDRHTLEECLTQIRSHGYAVDNEEYIPGVCCVAVPVLAGNGQVVAAVSVSGPAVRLVAERIQTIVPLMQETARLISREIAGMDLSR
- the panB gene encoding 3-methyl-2-oxobutanoate hydroxymethyltransferase encodes the protein MVMSRVTIPDLRRMKEQGEKITMLTAYDYLFATLIDEAGIDVVLVGDSLGMVVMGYQSTLPVTVEQIIHHSQAVATAVKRAMVVADMPFMSYEVSDEQAISNAGRLIKEGGAQAVKVEGGNELVRQRIGAIVGAGIPVMGHLGLTPQTASLVEGYKVQGKDAKTAQEILEQARLLEQGGVFSLLLECIPMELAKLITDELSVPVIGIGAGVHCDGQVLVTYDLLGLYTAFVPKHVKQYCNLKRVVSDTLRQYASEVKGGQFPGEEHSFHMRREEFEKLVQEGQHVVR
- a CDS encoding ABC transporter ATP-binding protein; this translates as MLLQVDQLQVYYGAIHALHGISLCVDEGEIVTLIGANGAGKSTLLKAISGLVRPRSGNILFDGRDITMEEPHHIVSLGVSHVLEGRRVFSELTVRENLILGAYTRSDKREIEESMERVFAYFPRLKERLKQRAGTLSGGEQQMLAIGRGLMTQPRLLLLDEPSMGLAPILVEGIYDIIRSINAAGTTILLVEQNARIALSIAQRGYVLETGRVSLAGSSQELMHNPRVQAAYLGSMPGEN
- a CDS encoding ABC transporter ATP-binding protein, giving the protein MAFLAIDNLTMHFGGLCAVSSFSVDLDHGDIIGLIGPNGAGKTTVFNLISGLYTPTKGSIKFKGEELVGLKPHEVAARGVARTFQNIRLFKELTVLENVRIAYHPYAQYNMVDAIARTKRFYLGDRRVTEKALDFLSIFGLQERAYELAKNLPYGEQRKLEIARALARQPQLLLLDEPAAGMNPQEANTLMKLIEFIKERFYLTIFLVEHQMQVVMGICQRIVVMDHGEIIAEGSPAQVQRDPRVIEAYLGRRERCDVVAS
- a CDS encoding branched-chain amino acid ABC transporter permease, producing MHLLRHKNLLNIVAIVLCYVVLWGLNVHRLLSDYILFVIMCGLINAIMTVSLNLVTGFTGQFSIGHAAFMAVGAYTSAVMTKLVFHIGLSTPSPLREVFFLVSLLVGSLASAVVAYLIGIPTLRLKGDYLCIATLGFNQILVVLLNNLHVLGGPRGFIDIPKLSNLAWIMGFTVVSVAVISNYAHSIFGSQSMAVREDELAAESLGIDSTKYKINAFVLASFFAGAAGGLLAHLLQLAHPTQFTFLKSIEILLMLVVGGMGSVHGSILAALVLTMLPEVLRFSQDLRLVIYPLLLILFAVRNPLPYLRQQVAEVWEVKVKPVIVGHATILKRFFSGMLK
- a CDS encoding branched-chain amino acid ABC transporter permease; this encodes MEQFLSQFVNGVQIGTIYALIALGYTLVYGIIQLINFAHGDLIMLGAYTAFISVTSFGLPFPAAFVLAMVVCGIANVLIERIAYKPLRDRPRLVALITAVGVSLLLENGGRVVPFIGPTYRRFPEAIAARKYYLTSTVFITNIHILNVAAAASLMLILHYVITNTKIGMAMRATALDREAAKSVGIDTDLVISITFAIGGTLAGAAGVLWAVVYPRLNPYMGLIPGLKAFVAAVFGGIGSIPGAVVGGLIMGLVEVFATVAHSQLAEGVFFIILIGILLLRPTGLLGRPFVGRA
- a CDS encoding ABC transporter substrate-binding protein — its product is MRRLPQIVITSLTLASLLSVLLFGCAPREAKEIKIGSIAHLTGALSTFGESHRKAVDLAVAQINEKGGLLGSKVVIIHEDDQSDPVVAAAAAHKLIVQDKVVAIIGPIASTMGMAAAPIAEMSKVPMVVTGTSPQITPGKAYVFRSCWTDDFQGPVLASFCREELGAKTAAILYDIGNEYATTVSQLFAKTFEELGGKITTIQTHPSGATDFRAQLTSIKATSPDVFFCPDNYVDINLIAKQANEIGLEAQKIGADAWDSPELDLVSTDGAYYCSHFSMEDPRPETRAFVEAFRNKYGSDPDLLAIMAYDAAQVVFDAIKRAGKLDGESIQKAMAATKGLPGAQGDITFNENGDPISLPAAILRIEGGRVVYVKSYAP